The Nitriliruptor alkaliphilus DSM 45188 genome includes a region encoding these proteins:
- a CDS encoding TetR/AcrR family transcriptional regulator — protein MRPYDITAAGEESTRDRLLRAASALFARHGFRGVGIRDIASGADVSGAAIYKHFKNKQEILAELLVGISEYLLDNALELQQEHKGRPPETQLRRLIEFHVGFALGYRDLILIQYRDLDSLQEQPRRRVRDLQRQYLDVWAGVLATIHPRLQLPSHRARAQACFGLINSAAHQAPGTPGLERLLTDMGEACLSVVPR, from the coding sequence ATGCGTCCGTACGACATCACGGCGGCCGGCGAGGAGTCGACCCGAGACCGGCTCCTGCGGGCGGCATCGGCGCTCTTCGCTCGGCACGGCTTTCGCGGCGTGGGCATCCGCGACATCGCCAGCGGCGCAGACGTCTCGGGTGCGGCCATCTACAAGCACTTCAAGAACAAGCAGGAGATCCTCGCCGAGTTGCTCGTCGGGATCAGCGAGTATCTCCTCGACAATGCCCTCGAACTGCAACAGGAGCACAAGGGCAGGCCGCCTGAGACCCAACTGCGTCGCCTGATCGAGTTCCACGTCGGGTTCGCACTCGGTTACCGCGACCTGATCCTGATCCAGTACCGGGACCTCGACAGCCTTCAGGAACAGCCCCGGCGCCGGGTGCGCGATCTGCAGCGTCAGTATCTGGACGTGTGGGCGGGAGTCCTGGCAACCATCCATCCGCGACTCCAACTGCCGTCCCATCGAGCACGAGCGCAGGCCTGCTTCGGGCTCATCAACTCGGCGGCTCATCAGGCGCCAGGGACCCCGGGGCTCGAACGCCTCCTCACGGACATGGGTGAGGCGTGCCTCAGCGTGGTCCCCCGTTGA
- a CDS encoding acyl-CoA dehydrogenase family protein, translating into MVYGSAQRAQDQGSLSFALTPEQEEFRKVVKEFADTVIDPVAGELAEAGEFPTDIVKQMGQMGLFGIPFEEEWGGMGGDFLTLCLAIEELGRVDQSLGITLEAGVGLGAVPLHIFGTDEQKQRWLPELCRGERIAGFGLTEPHGGSDNWGTARTRAVEDGDDWVINGSKAFITNVGTEMSSIVTVTAWTGEQELSAIIVPTATPGLTIAPPYRKVGWHASDTRELSFDDVRVPRDNLLGERGAGLKQFLYTLDDGRIAISALAVGLIQGCVDECVRYADEREAFGRPIGKHQAVAFKIADMEVAAQTARFMYWNAAWRKAQGLPYKKEAAIAKLYSSEQAVTAAREATQVWGGMGFTTETRVGRFYQDAKILEIGEGTSEIQRILISRELGL; encoded by the coding sequence ATGGTGTACGGGTCGGCACAGCGGGCCCAGGATCAGGGGTCGCTGTCGTTCGCCCTGACGCCGGAGCAGGAGGAGTTCCGGAAGGTCGTCAAGGAGTTCGCGGACACGGTGATCGACCCGGTGGCGGGGGAGCTGGCCGAGGCGGGCGAGTTCCCCACCGACATCGTCAAGCAGATGGGGCAGATGGGGCTGTTCGGCATCCCGTTCGAGGAGGAGTGGGGTGGCATGGGTGGGGACTTCCTGACCCTGTGCCTGGCGATCGAGGAGCTCGGGCGGGTCGACCAGTCGTTGGGGATCACGCTGGAGGCGGGGGTCGGGCTCGGGGCGGTGCCGCTGCACATCTTCGGCACCGACGAGCAGAAGCAGCGGTGGCTGCCGGAGCTGTGCCGGGGGGAGCGCATCGCCGGGTTCGGGCTGACCGAGCCGCACGGCGGGTCGGACAACTGGGGCACGGCCCGGACCCGGGCGGTGGAGGACGGTGACGACTGGGTGATCAACGGGTCCAAGGCGTTCATCACCAACGTGGGAACCGAGATGTCGTCGATCGTGACGGTGACGGCGTGGACGGGCGAGCAGGAGCTGTCGGCGATCATCGTGCCGACCGCCACGCCGGGGCTGACGATCGCCCCGCCGTACCGCAAGGTCGGCTGGCACGCCTCCGACACCCGTGAGCTGTCCTTCGACGACGTGCGGGTGCCGAGGGACAACCTGCTGGGGGAGCGGGGCGCGGGGCTCAAGCAGTTCCTGTACACCCTCGACGACGGGCGCATCGCGATCTCGGCGCTGGCCGTGGGGCTGATCCAGGGGTGCGTGGACGAGTGCGTCCGCTACGCCGACGAACGTGAGGCGTTCGGTAGGCCCATCGGCAAGCACCAGGCGGTGGCGTTCAAGATCGCCGACATGGAGGTCGCCGCCCAGACCGCCCGGTTCATGTACTGGAACGCCGCGTGGCGCAAGGCCCAGGGCCTGCCCTACAAGAAGGAGGCGGCGATCGCCAAGCTGTACTCCTCCGAACAGGCCGTCACCGCCGCCCGCGAGGCCACCCAGGTGTGGGGCGGCATGGGCTTCACCACCGAGACCCGCGTCGGCCGCTTCTACCAGGACGCCAAGATCCTCGAGATCGGCGAAGGCACCAGCGAGATCCAGCGGATCCTGATCAGCAGAGAGTTGGGCCTGTGA
- a CDS encoding carboxyl transferase domain-containing protein, with amino-acid sequence MTSAVDTDCDAFATNTAHHRALAADLQRVLADTAKGGPERSRVRHVERGKLLPRDRVEALLDPGTPFLELSPLAAHGMHDGDAPGAGIITGVGRIAGTTCVVVANDATVKGGTYYPMTVTKHLRAQEVARDNHLPCVYLVDSGGAFLPEQDRVFPDREHFGRIFYNQATLSGMGVPQIAVVMGSCTAGGAYVPAMSDESIIVKEQGTIFLGGPPLVKAATGEQVTAEELGGGDLHARTSGVVDHLAVDDRHALQLARDAVANLNRTHQVPVAVATPEPPMYDPAELYGIIPTDARQPFDVREVIARIVDGSRFHEFKALYGDTLVCGFAHLEGYPVGIVANNGILFSESALKGAHFIELCNQRGIPLVFLQNITGFMVGRAYEAGGIARDGAKMVTAVACSTVPKFTVVIGGSFGAGNYAMCGRAYSPRFLWTWPNARISVMGGEQAANVLATVRRDALEARGQAWSQEDEAAFKAPIRDQYETQGHPYYATARLWDDGVLDPVDTRTALALGLSASFHAPYGRPDWGIFRM; translated from the coding sequence CTGACCAGCGCTGTCGACACGGACTGCGACGCCTTCGCCACGAACACGGCCCACCATCGGGCGCTGGCCGCGGACCTGCAGCGGGTGTTGGCCGACACGGCGAAGGGTGGGCCGGAGCGGTCGCGGGTGCGGCATGTGGAGCGGGGCAAGCTGTTGCCGCGGGATCGGGTGGAGGCGCTGCTGGACCCGGGCACGCCGTTCTTGGAGCTGTCGCCGTTGGCGGCGCACGGGATGCACGACGGGGACGCGCCTGGGGCGGGGATCATCACCGGCGTGGGTCGGATCGCGGGCACGACGTGTGTGGTGGTGGCCAACGACGCGACGGTGAAGGGTGGGACCTACTACCCGATGACGGTCACCAAGCACCTGCGGGCGCAGGAGGTGGCCCGGGACAACCACCTGCCGTGCGTGTACCTGGTGGACTCGGGTGGGGCGTTCTTGCCCGAGCAGGATCGGGTGTTCCCGGATCGGGAGCACTTCGGCCGGATCTTCTACAACCAGGCGACCCTGTCGGGGATGGGGGTGCCGCAGATCGCGGTGGTGATGGGCTCGTGCACTGCCGGGGGTGCCTACGTCCCGGCGATGTCGGACGAGTCGATCATCGTCAAGGAGCAGGGCACCATCTTCCTGGGCGGTCCGCCGCTGGTGAAGGCCGCTACCGGCGAGCAGGTCACGGCCGAGGAGCTCGGCGGCGGGGACCTGCACGCCCGCACCTCCGGGGTGGTGGACCACCTCGCCGTGGACGACCGCCACGCGTTGCAGCTGGCCCGGGACGCGGTCGCCAACCTCAACCGCACCCACCAGGTGCCGGTCGCCGTGGCCACACCGGAGCCGCCGATGTACGACCCGGCCGAGCTGTACGGGATCATCCCGACCGACGCCCGCCAGCCCTTCGACGTGCGCGAGGTGATCGCCCGGATCGTGGACGGCTCCCGGTTCCACGAGTTCAAGGCGCTGTACGGCGACACGCTGGTGTGCGGGTTCGCCCACCTCGAGGGCTACCCGGTCGGGATCGTGGCCAACAACGGGATCCTGTTCTCCGAGTCGGCCCTGAAGGGGGCGCACTTCATCGAGCTGTGCAACCAGCGGGGCATCCCGCTGGTGTTCCTGCAGAACATCACCGGGTTCATGGTCGGCAGGGCCTACGAGGCTGGCGGGATCGCCCGCGACGGCGCCAAGATGGTCACGGCCGTGGCCTGCTCCACCGTGCCCAAGTTCACCGTGGTGATCGGCGGGTCGTTCGGGGCGGGCAACTACGCCATGTGCGGCCGCGCCTACAGCCCGCGGTTCCTGTGGACCTGGCCCAACGCCCGCATCTCGGTCATGGGTGGGGAGCAGGCCGCCAACGTGCTGGCCACCGTCCGCCGCGACGCCCTCGAGGCCCGCGGCCAGGCGTGGTCACAGGAGGACGAGGCGGCGTTCAAGGCCCCCATCCGCGACCAGTACGAGACCCAGGGCCACCCCTACTACGCCACCGCCCGCCTCTGGGACGACGGCGTGCTCGACCCCGTCGACACCCGCACCGCGCTGGCCCTGGGCCTTTCCGCCTCCTTCCACGCCCCCTACGGCCGCCCCGACTGGGGCATCTTCCGGATGTGA
- a CDS encoding acetyl/propionyl/methylcrotonyl-CoA carboxylase subunit alpha, translating to MMFDRVLVANRGEIARRVMRTCRALGVRTVAVFSDADVDAPHVAEADHAVRLGPAPATESYLDVEAVVAAAVDSGAQAVHPGYGFLSENATFAQAVMDAGLVWVGPSPASIRLMGDKAAAKARMRKAGVPVVPGVDATAMDDEQLAAACEDVGFPLLLKAVAGGGGKGMRPVHDGSELAEAIAAARREAAGAFGDDRLIVERLIGRPRHVEVQVFGDTHGQVVHLFERDCSIQRRHQKIVEETPSPSIDEPMRTAMCQAAVEAARAVDYVGAGTVEFIVDADTGEFFFLEMNTRLQVEHPVTELVTGQDLVAWQLQVAAGQRLPCSQAQLVQHGHAIEVRVYAEDPAAGFLPQTGTVTRFDVPDAPGVRVDAGVESGTVVARFYDPMLAKLVVHADDRAAAVARMSDVLASTVLHGVRTNLAHLAEVVATDAFAAGEVDTGFLDRHLPDWTPRAADTTELAAVAAVIAHHSSPVAAPTGSRYRDAAERGVRPAERDPSDPWGRLGPWRLGPAGGTPVRLVEGEAEHLVRVRGRADRLSVTVDAGLDDPTAADVTLDHDPDDHGRTVATVDGTRVPLALTVEPGWDGDQQVWVHVGGRTVLLDRRPVTHHADNTAVGGVGTLASPMPGAVMEVRVAEGDRVTAGQVLLLVEAMKMEHPVTAPTDGTVTVLHVAAGDAVEAGAALVEVTPDDEQE from the coding sequence ATGATGTTCGATCGTGTGCTGGTGGCCAACCGGGGTGAGATCGCCCGCCGGGTGATGCGCACGTGTCGTGCCCTGGGGGTGCGGACGGTGGCGGTGTTCTCGGACGCGGACGTGGACGCCCCGCACGTGGCCGAGGCCGACCATGCCGTGCGGCTGGGGCCGGCGCCGGCCACCGAGTCGTACCTGGACGTTGAGGCGGTGGTAGCCGCGGCGGTGGACTCGGGCGCGCAAGCGGTGCATCCGGGCTACGGGTTCCTGTCGGAGAACGCGACGTTCGCGCAGGCGGTGATGGACGCCGGGCTGGTCTGGGTGGGCCCCTCGCCGGCGTCGATCCGGCTGATGGGCGACAAGGCCGCGGCCAAGGCCCGGATGCGGAAGGCCGGCGTGCCGGTGGTGCCCGGGGTGGACGCCACCGCGATGGACGACGAGCAGCTGGCCGCGGCGTGCGAGGACGTCGGGTTCCCGCTGCTGCTCAAGGCGGTGGCCGGCGGTGGCGGCAAGGGCATGCGGCCGGTCCACGACGGATCCGAGCTGGCAGAGGCGATCGCGGCGGCCCGGCGGGAGGCGGCCGGGGCGTTCGGCGACGACCGGCTGATCGTGGAACGCCTGATCGGCCGGCCGCGGCACGTGGAGGTCCAGGTGTTCGGCGACACCCACGGGCAGGTGGTGCACCTGTTCGAACGGGACTGCTCGATCCAGCGGCGGCACCAGAAGATCGTCGAGGAGACTCCCTCCCCCTCGATCGACGAGCCGATGCGCACCGCGATGTGCCAGGCGGCGGTGGAGGCGGCCCGGGCGGTGGACTACGTCGGCGCCGGGACGGTCGAGTTCATCGTGGACGCCGACACAGGCGAGTTCTTCTTCCTGGAGATGAACACCCGCCTGCAGGTCGAGCACCCGGTCACCGAGCTGGTCACCGGGCAGGACCTGGTGGCTTGGCAGCTGCAGGTCGCCGCGGGACAGCGGTTGCCGTGCTCGCAGGCACAGCTGGTCCAGCACGGCCACGCGATCGAGGTGCGGGTCTACGCCGAGGACCCTGCCGCGGGGTTCCTCCCGCAGACCGGCACGGTGACCCGGTTCGACGTGCCCGACGCCCCGGGGGTGCGGGTCGACGCCGGCGTCGAGTCGGGCACGGTCGTGGCGCGGTTCTACGACCCGATGCTCGCCAAGCTGGTCGTGCACGCCGACGACCGGGCGGCGGCGGTGGCCCGGATGAGTGACGTGCTCGCCAGCACCGTGTTGCACGGGGTGCGGACCAACCTGGCGCACCTGGCCGAGGTGGTCGCCACCGACGCGTTCGCCGCCGGGGAGGTCGACACCGGCTTCCTCGACCGGCACCTGCCCGACTGGACACCCCGGGCCGCCGACACCACCGAGCTGGCCGCCGTCGCGGCCGTCATCGCGCACCACTCCTCGCCGGTCGCCGCCCCGACGGGCAGCCGTTATCGGGATGCGGCGGAACGGGGCGTTCGACCGGCGGAGCGCGATCCGAGCGATCCGTGGGGGCGCCTGGGCCCGTGGCGGCTCGGGCCAGCCGGCGGCACCCCGGTGCGACTGGTCGAGGGCGAGGCCGAGCACCTGGTCCGCGTCCGCGGACGCGCCGACCGGCTGTCGGTCACCGTGGACGCCGGCCTGGACGACCCCACCGCCGCGGACGTGACGCTGGACCACGACCCCGACGACCACGGCCGGACCGTCGCGACCGTGGACGGTACCCGGGTGCCGCTGGCGTTGACCGTCGAGCCGGGTTGGGACGGCGACCAGCAGGTGTGGGTCCACGTCGGTGGCCGGACCGTGCTGCTGGACCGGCGCCCCGTGACCCACCACGCCGACAACACCGCAGTGGGCGGGGTCGGGACACTGGCCTCCCCGATGCCCGGAGCGGTGATGGAGGTCCGCGTGGCCGAGGGCGACCGGGTCACCGCCGGCCAGGTCCTGCTGCTGGTCGAGGCCATGAAGATGGAGCACCCCGTCACCGCCCCCACCGACGGGACCGTCACCGTCCTGCACGTCGCGGCCGGGGACGCCGTCGAGGCCGGCGCCGCGCTGGTCGAGGTGACACCAGACGACGAGCAGGAGTGA
- a CDS encoding hydroxymethylglutaryl-CoA lyase — MGLPEAVTVVEVGPRDGLQNEPGVVPTEVKVGFIDRLAATGLTVVEATSFVHPRWVPQLADAAVVLAGITPLDGVRYPALVPNETGLDRALESGVDEVAVFGAASEAFSQRNLNRTIDESLAMFAPVVVRATDAGLRVRGYVSTVLGCPFQGQVPQDDVLRVTAALLDLGCHEISLGDTIGVGTAGQVHDLLDHLAPHTGLDRLAVHMHDTYGQGLANTLAAFEAGITVADASAGGLGGCPYAPGAKGNLATEDLVWALERSGVHTGVDLTALIDTIAWMADQLGRPPVSRAAQAILARRDARPDDPYYC, encoded by the coding sequence ATGGGGCTGCCCGAGGCCGTGACCGTCGTCGAGGTCGGCCCGCGCGATGGGCTGCAGAACGAGCCCGGCGTGGTGCCCACCGAGGTCAAGGTCGGGTTCATCGATCGGCTCGCCGCCACCGGCCTGACCGTGGTCGAGGCCACCTCGTTCGTGCACCCGCGGTGGGTGCCGCAGTTGGCCGACGCCGCCGTCGTGCTCGCCGGCATCACCCCGCTCGACGGGGTCCGCTACCCGGCGCTGGTGCCCAACGAGACCGGCTTGGACCGCGCGCTGGAGTCGGGGGTCGACGAGGTTGCCGTGTTCGGGGCCGCGTCGGAGGCGTTCTCGCAGCGCAACCTCAACCGGACCATCGACGAGTCCCTGGCCATGTTCGCTCCGGTCGTGGTTCGTGCCACCGACGCCGGGCTGCGGGTGCGCGGCTACGTGTCCACCGTGCTCGGCTGCCCCTTCCAGGGCCAGGTGCCCCAGGACGACGTGCTGCGCGTCACCGCCGCCCTGCTCGACCTGGGCTGTCACGAGATCTCCCTGGGCGACACCATCGGCGTGGGCACCGCCGGGCAGGTCCACGACCTGCTCGACCACCTCGCCCCACACACCGGCCTGGACCGGCTCGCCGTGCACATGCACGACACCTACGGGCAGGGCCTGGCCAACACCCTGGCCGCGTTCGAAGCCGGCATCACCGTGGCCGACGCCTCTGCCGGCGGGCTCGGCGGCTGTCCCTACGCCCCCGGTGCCAAGGGCAACCTCGCCACCGAGGACCTCGTCTGGGCACTGGAACGCTCCGGCGTCCACACCGGCGTGGACCTGACCGCGCTGATCGACACCATCGCCTGGATGGCCGACCAGCTCGGCCGACCCCCCGTCTCCCGCGCCGCCCAGGCCATCCTCGCCAGGCGCGACGCCCGCCCCGACGACCCCTACTACTGCTGA
- a CDS encoding acetoacetate--CoA ligase, which translates to MDQTDAELLWSPPADVWATSRLGLFVAAHRPEAVGDYEALWRWSVEDLPGFWQAVSDFFDLQSSTPVDEALSDPSMPGASWFDGARVNYAAHMLRGNGLADGDVAVVAESQTRASVTWSLGELREQVHRAAAGLRRLGVGQGDRVGAYLPNVPEALVAFLATASLGAIWSSCAPEFGTRSVVDRWSQILPSVLLTVDGYRYGAKAIDRTGEVAEIRAALPSIQHTVLLGYLDPDVSWDGCVGWDELVADTDAPATFVDVAFDHPLYVLYSSGTTGLPKPIVHGHGGILVEHAKSLALHLDLGPGDRFFWFSTTGWMMWSYLVSGLLVGSAIVLFDGNPGHPDLDTLWSLAERTGTTYMGVSAPFLISCYKEGLTPGTDHDLTGVRAMGSTGAPLPADGFRWVYEAVGDHLQLGSVSGGTDVCTAFVGSTPVLPVYAGVIPCRMLGCRVEAYDDDAQPVIGTRGELVITAPMPSMPVAFWGDDDGARYRDAYFDTFPGVWRHGDWITIHDDGSCVITGRSDATLNRGGVRLGTAEFYAVVESLPEVADSLVVHLEDDTGGMGELVLFVACREGHDLDEDLRGRITSALRAQLSARHVPDTMVLVPAVPRTLSGKKLEVPVKRILGGTPPEEAASKSVLADPDALAPYVDWAKDAFR; encoded by the coding sequence GTGGATCAGACCGACGCCGAGCTGCTGTGGAGCCCGCCAGCGGACGTGTGGGCGACTTCGCGCCTGGGGCTGTTCGTCGCCGCGCACCGGCCGGAGGCGGTGGGTGACTACGAGGCGCTGTGGCGCTGGTCCGTCGAGGACCTGCCAGGGTTCTGGCAGGCGGTGTCGGACTTCTTCGACCTGCAGTCGTCCACGCCGGTCGACGAGGCCCTGTCCGATCCGTCGATGCCCGGGGCGTCCTGGTTCGACGGGGCGCGGGTGAACTACGCGGCGCACATGCTGCGTGGCAACGGGCTCGCGGACGGCGACGTCGCGGTGGTGGCCGAATCACAGACGCGCGCGTCCGTGACGTGGAGCCTGGGTGAGCTGCGCGAGCAGGTGCACCGGGCAGCGGCCGGGTTGCGGCGCCTGGGGGTGGGGCAGGGCGACCGGGTCGGGGCGTACCTGCCCAACGTCCCCGAGGCGCTGGTGGCGTTCCTGGCGACGGCGTCGCTGGGAGCGATCTGGTCCTCGTGCGCACCCGAGTTCGGCACCCGCAGCGTTGTCGACCGGTGGTCGCAGATCCTGCCGTCGGTGCTGCTGACCGTGGACGGGTACCGGTACGGGGCCAAGGCGATCGACCGGACCGGCGAGGTCGCCGAGATCCGTGCCGCGCTGCCGTCGATCCAGCACACGGTCCTGCTCGGCTACCTCGACCCCGACGTGTCGTGGGACGGGTGTGTCGGCTGGGACGAACTGGTGGCCGACACCGACGCCCCGGCGACGTTCGTCGACGTGGCGTTCGACCACCCGCTGTACGTGCTGTACAGCTCCGGGACCACCGGGCTGCCCAAGCCGATCGTTCACGGCCACGGCGGGATCCTGGTCGAGCACGCCAAGTCCCTGGCGCTGCACCTGGACCTCGGCCCCGGGGACCGGTTCTTCTGGTTCTCCACCACCGGCTGGATGATGTGGAGCTACCTGGTGTCCGGGCTGCTGGTCGGCTCGGCGATCGTGCTGTTCGACGGCAACCCCGGCCACCCCGACCTCGACACGCTGTGGTCGCTGGCGGAACGCACCGGCACCACCTACATGGGCGTGTCCGCCCCGTTCTTGATCTCGTGCTACAAGGAAGGGCTGACCCCCGGGACCGACCACGACCTCACCGGCGTGCGGGCGATGGGGTCCACCGGGGCGCCGCTGCCCGCCGACGGGTTCCGATGGGTCTACGAGGCCGTCGGCGATCACCTCCAGCTCGGCTCCGTGTCGGGCGGCACCGACGTGTGCACCGCCTTCGTCGGCTCCACCCCGGTCCTGCCGGTGTACGCCGGGGTGATCCCCTGCCGCATGCTGGGCTGCCGCGTGGAGGCCTACGACGACGACGCCCAGCCGGTCATCGGCACCCGGGGAGAGCTGGTCATCACCGCCCCGATGCCGTCCATGCCGGTGGCGTTCTGGGGCGACGACGACGGCGCGCGCTACCGCGACGCCTACTTCGACACCTTCCCGGGCGTGTGGCGCCACGGCGACTGGATCACCATCCACGACGACGGCTCGTGCGTGATCACCGGCCGGTCCGACGCCACGCTCAACCGGGGCGGGGTCCGGCTGGGCACGGCCGAGTTCTACGCCGTGGTCGAGTCCCTGCCCGAGGTCGCCGACTCCCTGGTCGTGCACCTCGAGGACGACACCGGCGGCATGGGCGAGCTCGTCCTGTTCGTCGCCTGCCGCGAGGGCCACGACCTCGACGAGGACCTGCGCGGGCGCATCACGTCGGCCCTGCGGGCCCAGCTGTCCGCCCGCCACGTCCCCGACACCATGGTTCTCGTGCCGGCCGTGCCCCGGACCCTGTCGGGCAAGAAGCTCGAGGTTCCCGTCAAGCGGATCCTGGGCGGCACCCCACCCGAGGAAGCCGCGTCGAAGAGCGTGCTGGCCGATCCTGACGCGCTGGCACCCTACGTCGACTGGGCCAAGGATGCGTTCCGATAG
- a CDS encoding PhzF family phenazine biosynthesis protein, giving the protein MTTLPTDSHPEGVMRYTAFSRDPAAGNPAGVMISSRLLAEQDMQRIAAEVGFSETAFVAPRADGDGYDVRYFSPAAEVPFCGHATIATAVAMAERDPTLEHVRLSTRSDVVPVAVRRGTDGVTATLTAPPASHGPVLDRVLDETLGIFGWDRGVLDPRLPTSVASAGANHLVLPVATRRTLAGMAYDFEALRAVMLRETWTTVSVVHRAAPAVFHARNAFAVGGVVEDPATGAAAAALGGYLRDAGLLTAPARVTIHQGEDMGRPSLLLVDVPPAPGGIQVTGSAVRIPVVSS; this is encoded by the coding sequence ATGACCACCTTGCCGACCGACAGCCACCCCGAGGGTGTCATGCGTTACACCGCCTTCTCGCGCGATCCTGCAGCCGGCAACCCCGCAGGCGTGATGATCTCCTCGCGCCTGCTGGCCGAGCAGGACATGCAGCGCATCGCTGCTGAGGTCGGGTTCTCCGAGACCGCGTTCGTCGCGCCTCGCGCTGACGGGGACGGGTACGACGTCCGGTACTTCAGCCCGGCGGCCGAGGTCCCGTTCTGCGGGCACGCCACGATCGCGACAGCCGTCGCGATGGCCGAACGCGACCCGACCCTCGAGCACGTGCGTCTCAGCACACGGTCCGACGTCGTGCCCGTCGCCGTCCGGCGAGGGACCGATGGCGTCACCGCCACGCTGACCGCACCCCCGGCCAGCCACGGTCCCGTCCTGGACCGCGTGCTCGACGAGACGCTCGGCATCTTCGGGTGGGACCGCGGGGTGCTCGATCCGCGACTCCCCACGAGCGTGGCGAGCGCCGGGGCGAACCACCTCGTCCTCCCGGTCGCCACGCGGAGGACCCTCGCCGGGATGGCGTACGACTTCGAGGCGCTGCGAGCCGTCATGCTGCGGGAGACGTGGACCACCGTCAGCGTCGTCCACCGGGCGGCGCCGGCGGTCTTCCACGCGCGTAACGCCTTCGCCGTCGGTGGCGTCGTCGAGGATCCGGCGACCGGTGCCGCGGCGGCTGCCCTCGGCGGCTATCTGCGTGACGCCGGCCTGCTCACCGCCCCAGCACGCGTGACGATCCACCAGGGGGAGGACATGGGACGGCCGAGCCTCCTCCTCGTCGATGTCCCCCCGGCACCCGGGGGCATCCAGGTAACCGGTTCGGCCGTGAGGATCCCGGTGGTCAGCAGCTGA